The following coding sequences lie in one Capsicum annuum cultivar UCD-10X-F1 chromosome 5, UCD10Xv1.1, whole genome shotgun sequence genomic window:
- the LOC107866098 gene encoding uncharacterized protein LOC107866098, with protein MDNNVDNANNKKDKNAIDLLCEVLEHEISKKCIENNIRKDQEDSSKEERSEQEEEDINGESDCILDENNVNYGSKLWSKDEKTGNYRLTHGLPGGRKFRTMENLYENTIRLSPVEDEFNWEFPTNKDPINMNVSTKEDSSIKTNKEDVGSKRKEIENDNGKKDAEASSN; from the exons ATGGACAATAACGTCGATAATgctaataataaaaaagataaaaacgcCATTGATCTCCTTTGTGAG GTGTTAGAACATGAGATATCTAAAAAGTGCATCGAAAACAACATAAGAAAGGATCAAGAGGATTCTTCCAAAGAGGAACGATctgaacaagaagaagaagatatcaaTG GTGAATCTGATTGTATTTTAGATGAAAATAATGTCAATTATGGCTCTAAACTTTGGTCAAAAGATGAAAAGACTGGAAATTATCGTTTAACACATGGATTACCAGGAGGTAGAAAATTTCGTACTATGGAAAACCTCTATGAG AATACTATCAGGCTCTCACCAGTTGAAGATGAATTTAATTGGGAATTTCCAACTAACAAAGATCCAATTAATATGAATGTCTCGACAAAAGAAGATTCAAGTATCAAAACGAACAAAGAGGATGTTGGTTCTAAGAGAAAAGAGATAGAAAATGACAATGGAAAAAAGGATGCTGAGGCTTCTTCCAACTAG